ATAATTCTGATGTTTATGATAAGCGAATACTTATGATCATTTGTAACCAATACTGATGTAGGATGGTATATAGAATGGATCAACCATTACTTGTCTTTATCAACGTCGTGGAAAAAAGAATTTTACACATGCAGCCGATGCATTACATATGACACAACCAGCAGTAAGTCAATATATTCAAAACCTGGAAAGAAAGCTTGGGACAAAGCTACTGGATCGTAGTAATAATAAATATATACAACTAACAAAAGGCGTACCTAACTTTTTTGGCAAACCTATTTGATAATATCGAAATCATGATCCTATACAAGACACAAACTAAAAAAATGGCATGAATGCTTACAAGATAAGCATTCATGCCATTTTGCACTGTTATATATGATCCGGTTCTGCGTATCACCTATATTGGGCTTACTTTAATGAGAAGTAGGTGATTCTAACCTATTTAATAACGGCTTCTCAACAAACCGTATTGCCGCTGCCGCTAGTACAGAGGTGGGGTCAATTGACGGCCTATTAATATGAAACATTTCAAAGGCAACCGGGAGCTCTGTACAACCCAACACCAATACTTCTGCCCCTTTTTCAAAAAGCTCGTCGATTGTTTCATAAAACTGATTCAGGCTGATATTCTTATTGGAAGCCTTGATCCCATTATAAATAACATCCATTACACTCCTCTGTTTCATTGGCGAAGGAATCACCAAATCGATTCCCGCCTCCGCTAAGGCTGAATGATACACTCTTGACGTAATGGTCCCATCTGATGCCAGCAACCCAATTTTTCTTATGTTTCTTCTTTTGATTTCCTGTACCGTTTCTTTCAACATATTTAAAAGTGGAATATCGAAGAAAGGCGTAATCTTATCATAAAAATAATGGGCTGTATTGCATGGCATCACTAATACATTTGCCCCCATAGACTGCAGCCTAACACCACTTCTCACCATTTCGGGAATGGGGTCCTCCCCGCCTCCTAATATGGCTTTTGTCCTGTCTGGAATATTCGTATTACAATCTATACAAATATGGATATGTTCCTGGTCGCACTTGGCATCCGTCATATCTATAATTTTTTTAAACAAATCACACGTAGCTAACGAACCCATGCCGCCAATAATACCGATTGATTTTTTCATTGACCTTTCCCCCTGCTTCTAACAAAAACTCTCTTATTTGATTTCATTATAGATTTCAACTACAATAGAATCAAATACATATATCGGTATAAATGATATAACCATATGGTTATGCCGGAGGGGGCATCATGTTTAAAGGAAAAGAATATATTTATGAAGTATACAAAGAAAAAAGCTTTTCAAAAGCAGCACAAAATCTCTATATCAGCCAACCAGCCTTAAGCGCTTCCATCAAAAAAATTGAAAACCGCCTTGGCTGCTGTATCTTTGACCGAAGCAGTAATCCTGTTCAATTAACAGAAGCCGGCACCGAATATGTAAAATCCATAGAAAAAATTATGGATATTGAAAATCGGTTTGAAAACTATCTCAGTAATTTAAACCAATTAAAAACGGGACGCCTTTCCATTGGCGCAAACAATGTGTTTGCTTCCTTTATTCTTCCGGCAATCATCACAAGATTCACTAATAAATACCCGTCGATTAAAGTAAATCTAGTCGAAGCCAATAGTACTCATTTAGAAGAACAATTATTTTCAGGCGCACTTGATTTTGTCATTGATAATTACCCTTTAAATGAACAAACCTATGAAAAACACTTATTCTGCCGCGAGTCCCTGATTCTTGCCGTTCCTCAAGAGTTTGCTTCAAACAGTCTCGCCCAAGAATATCAGTTAACAATTGATGATATCCGCCAAGGAACACACTTAAACCCAGCGACAAAGCCCGTTCCTTTATCCTTATTTACCCACGATCCATTCATTTTTTTACGGGCTGGGAACGACACGCGAATGCGTACAGACAAAATTTTTCAAGAACACGGCATTACACCCAAGATTATTTTAGAATTAGATCAGTTAGCTACCGCTTATAATGTTTCCTGTTACGGCATGGCAATTACCATCATCAGCGATACCTTAGCGCAAAAAGCAAGCGATCCTTCCAATATGCTATATTACAAAATAGATAGTACTCACACATTCCGCAACGTATACTTCTACAATAAACAAAATAAATATATCACCAAAGCCATGGAAGAATTTATAAAAATAGCACAACATACAGATAGCAAACACTAACTACATCGATAGTTTTCCAATTTAAACCCTACCCAATTGTCTAAAACAAATGCCTTCAACCCTTCTACGTATCAGGGCTGAAGGCGTTTTCCTCGTTACCAGTGGTACTGCAAATTATAAATCACCAAGGAATTTCTTTTGCCAGTTCATTATATACCCGCATAAATTGCGATTCTGAAATTGTTTTATTCTTAGTATAGTCGCTAAAGTATTTCCAGGAATCCTCTTCATCTAAGACACCATCTTTGGTCCGAATCTGCGAAAAACTACCGGTTCTGATATGCCTTGATCCGAAGGCACGTAGTGATAAAACCCTTACAAACTTTGGGTTGGGACTCATATTAATTTTAATGGTACGGTAATCATGATTACTAAACTGTAATGAAGCCAATGTCTTAGAGGCGATTCGAATCATAAAGTCCAATAACAGCTGATTGGCAATCGGCGTTTCAAAACGACACCACAGGTGATAGCCCCGGCCACTTTTAATACTAACCGTCTCCATGCCGTATTTTCCAAGATGCTGCTCTAAATAGTCTACGGCAAGCTCTATCTCCGGTATGATTGCATTATTATTGGCTTTAAAGTTATTGTCTAAATTAAAACAACATGTGTTATTTGCCGTATCATCAAAATATAGGCAAGCATTATACTCTTGCTTTACATGTCCTTGCAGTAATTTCTTTCTACGGGACTCCGAGACATTGAGCAACCTGTATTTATGGATAAAATTGCTTTCCATCTGCCCATAATCCAGTTTCACATTGTCTGCAACAAGTTCATCGATAAAAGCAAAGCCGTACTTCTTATTTTCTATTTTCACTTTATCCTTACGCATGGTCTGATAGAAAACATCGATCAGCTCTACTCTTGTATCCATTGTTTTATCTCCTCAAATCTAGTAAATCCTTTTGCTGCATGGAAAGAAACTGAACTATGCTTGTCCATAATAGGATAATACACCTTAATGCCATATCGCTCACCATGAATCATATTTAAAATATCATCATCAATTAAATGGGGTATATCCCATAGTTTACAAAATACAATTTTGTTTAAGGCCATAAAAAAATAATCATAGGGAATGTCATTGTCTTGCAGCCACTTTTTCGTACAGTCCCCTGTCAAACGCAAATTTCGTTTTGTACAAATAACGACTTTCCAGCCATTCTCTTTTAGCCAATGCATAAACGCTACTCCGTCCGGGTTTACCTGTGCCAAACCATAACACTGCTCATGTATACGATAACGAAAATCGGAAAACTTACTCGTCAAAAATTTACTTTCAGGAAAAACATCACGTTTTACCAAATCAAGATATGTATCAAATTCCTCACGAGATAAGCCATAAGAATCATTATATACAAACGTAGCACGCCCTAAGATATCTGAAAAATTATTCAATACATTGTCAATATCAACAGCAATTACTTTCATACGGTGCACCTCATCTTATAGTACCGGTCATTATTTTGTTGCCACATTTATTTAACATTCCTTTATTCATCATCGCAGAGAAAAATTAATATAGGATTAAATTTTTCCCGGGAAATAAATAAATCCGTCTACAGCCTCTTACTTTTTATCAGGCTGTCGACGGATTTATTTTAGTAGCTTTATAATTACCAAGTTTGACGGAACAACTGTTATCATATGACCTAGGGCTGAAATGCATTATTATATTAAATTGGAGTTTTTTTGATTCTATTATATTAAATATTGGTAATTTATGGTACAATGATGTTATCATTGGGGGCGTAGCTCAGTTGGGAGAGCGCTTGGTTCGCATTCAAGAGGTCATGGGTTCGAATCCCACCGTCTCCACCATAAGAAATGAAAGGCTTCGCAGTATACCTGCGAAGCCTTTTTTAATGGAAACCAAACTGATTAACGATTGTAACTAATGAGGCTAGCTTTTCTGCATTGATTTCTCCAAAAGAAGAAGTATTCTCACGGATGGCTGTGCCAAA
The sequence above is a segment of the Pelosinus sp. IPA-1 genome. Coding sequences within it:
- a CDS encoding LysR family transcriptional regulator, which produces MTQPAVSQYIQNLERKLGTKLLDRSNNKYIQLTKGVPNFFGKPI
- a CDS encoding amino acid racemase encodes the protein MKKSIGIIGGMGSLATCDLFKKIIDMTDAKCDQEHIHICIDCNTNIPDRTKAILGGGEDPIPEMVRSGVRLQSMGANVLVMPCNTAHYFYDKITPFFDIPLLNMLKETVQEIKRRNIRKIGLLASDGTITSRVYHSALAEAGIDLVIPSPMKQRSVMDVIYNGIKASNKNISLNQFYETIDELFEKGAEVLVLGCTELPVAFEMFHINRPSIDPTSVLAAAAIRFVEKPLLNRLESPTSH
- a CDS encoding LysR family transcriptional regulator, with product MFKGKEYIYEVYKEKSFSKAAQNLYISQPALSASIKKIENRLGCCIFDRSSNPVQLTEAGTEYVKSIEKIMDIENRFENYLSNLNQLKTGRLSIGANNVFASFILPAIITRFTNKYPSIKVNLVEANSTHLEEQLFSGALDFVIDNYPLNEQTYEKHLFCRESLILAVPQEFASNSLAQEYQLTIDDIRQGTHLNPATKPVPLSLFTHDPFIFLRAGNDTRMRTDKIFQEHGITPKIILELDQLATAYNVSCYGMAITIISDTLAQKASDPSNMLYYKIDSTHTFRNVYFYNKQNKYITKAMEEFIKIAQHTDSKH